The following proteins are co-located in the Trichormus variabilis 0441 genome:
- the rpsD gene encoding 30S ribosomal protein S4, whose protein sequence is MSRYRGPRLRIVRRLGDLPGLTRKSARRAYPPGQHGQNRKKRSEYAIRLEEKQKLRLNYGLTEKQLLRYVRRARRVTGSTGQVLLQLLEMRLDNTVFRLGMAPTIPAARQLVNHGHVTVNGRVVNIASYQCRPGEEIAVRDKAPSRKLVENNLQYPGLANLPSHLEFDKNKLVGKVNGVIEREWVALQVNELLVVEYYSRQA, encoded by the coding sequence ATGTCCCGATATCGAGGGCCACGTCTTAGAATTGTACGTCGCTTGGGCGATTTGCCAGGATTAACTCGTAAGAGCGCTAGACGCGCTTATCCACCAGGTCAGCATGGTCAGAACCGCAAAAAGCGCTCTGAGTATGCTATCCGTCTAGAAGAAAAGCAAAAACTGCGTTTAAACTACGGTTTGACTGAAAAGCAACTGTTACGCTATGTGCGTCGCGCTAGACGTGTAACTGGTTCTACCGGACAAGTGCTGCTGCAACTGTTAGAAATGCGCTTGGATAATACGGTTTTTCGTTTGGGTATGGCTCCCACAATTCCAGCCGCTCGTCAGCTGGTAAATCATGGTCATGTCACAGTTAACGGTCGTGTAGTCAACATTGCCAGCTACCAATGCCGTCCTGGCGAAGAAATTGCTGTCAGAGACAAAGCACCATCACGGAAATTGGTAGAAAATAACCTACAATATCCGGGTTTAGCTAACCTCCCCAGCCATTTAGAGTTTGATAAAAACAAGTTGGTTGGTAAAGTTAATGGTGTCATTGAACGTGAATGGGTGGCGCTGCAAGTTAACGAACTGCTAGTTGTGGAATACTACTCCCGACAAGCGTAA
- the phnD gene encoding phosphate/phosphite/phosphonate ABC transporter substrate-binding protein, protein MKKAVQWLISRKRLFSSQLVVVTAIAYIFSIGCHNNISSNNQSLVNKTSSQKATDDIRVVRRTRERQGTVYDNTSLSSANKNDLPKLKIGVLSTQNFTEQQQIIKPLNDYLETSLGRQVDFFIAKDHEEIIEWLTQDKLDLAYLGSVAYLEAVDRGAEIQPLVTSIDKHTGQPWYRACIIVKADSSIKTLKDLKGKRVAFVDKSSTSGYLMPLAALSKQSIDPQKDFRTVIYVGNHSKSIAALENGSVDAAATNVSSYITFKNSRKLTPQDYRLIWESAPIPNFPIVISQKLAPELIQQLKQVFISTPEGMKDILGAESAGYTLVSPDHYAPIQQLRQELNLISIPKK, encoded by the coding sequence ATGAAAAAAGCTGTGCAGTGGCTGATTAGTAGAAAAAGGTTATTCAGTAGCCAGCTTGTTGTTGTAACTGCGATCGCCTATATATTTAGTATCGGTTGTCATAATAATATCTCTAGTAACAATCAATCTCTTGTAAATAAAACCTCATCCCAGAAAGCCACAGACGATATTAGGGTAGTAAGAAGGACGAGGGAAAGACAAGGTACAGTTTATGATAATACCTCTTTATCATCTGCCAATAAAAATGATTTACCTAAACTAAAAATCGGCGTACTATCTACCCAAAATTTCACAGAACAACAGCAAATCATCAAGCCCCTGAATGATTACTTGGAAACATCTCTGGGACGACAAGTCGATTTTTTCATAGCTAAAGATCACGAAGAAATTATAGAATGGTTGACTCAAGACAAACTAGACCTGGCTTATTTAGGTTCTGTAGCTTATCTTGAGGCAGTAGATAGGGGTGCAGAAATTCAACCATTAGTGACTTCCATCGATAAACATACGGGCCAACCTTGGTATCGAGCTTGTATTATTGTCAAAGCTGATAGTTCTATCAAAACCTTAAAAGACCTCAAAGGCAAGCGCGTTGCTTTTGTAGATAAATCATCTACCTCTGGATATCTCATGCCACTAGCCGCGCTTAGTAAACAAAGTATTGATCCTCAAAAGGACTTTAGAACCGTCATCTATGTCGGCAACCATAGCAAAAGTATAGCAGCATTAGAAAATGGCTCTGTCGATGCAGCTGCAACTAATGTTTCTTCTTACATCACCTTCAAAAACAGTCGTAAGCTCACACCACAAGACTATAGATTAATTTGGGAATCTGCACCCATCCCTAATTTTCCCATAGTAATATCCCAAAAATTGGCGCCAGAATTGATCCAACAGCTAAAGCAAGTTTTTATTAGTACCCCAGAAGGGATGAAAGATATTTTAGGAGCTGAATCAGCCGGTTATACTCTTGTCAGCCCAGACCACTATGCTCCTATTCAACAACTCCGTCAAGAACTCAACTTAATATCCATCCCGAAAAAATGA
- a CDS encoding 5-(carboxyamino)imidazole ribonucleotide synthase: MKRVGVIGGGQLAWMMGGAANKLGVELIVQTPSSNDPAVSIAQDIVLANIDDAYATEILAQKSDVITFENEFVNLEALSLLEIQGVCFRPKLDALSPLLDKYHQRCYLKDLGLPVPQFYALENQENLISKIDGLGFPLVLKSRRHGYDGQGTFIIRDLATLEEKIDLNNKTNTTYLIEEFIPFERELAVIAARSVDGEIVIYPVVETQQEQQVCRRVIAPAHITPNQAAAAEAIASTLLNSLEVVGVFGIELFLTADGRVLVNEIAPRTHNSGHFSLDACATSQFEQHLRAVCGLPLGNPSLQCAGAVMVNLLGYENSQSDYQSQRQQLAAIPQAHVYWYGKTESRPGRKLGHVTVLLNNHNQTTAQELAQTVESIWYPS; encoded by the coding sequence ATGAAGCGTGTAGGTGTAATTGGTGGCGGACAGCTGGCCTGGATGATGGGAGGCGCAGCGAATAAATTAGGGGTTGAATTGATAGTGCAGACTCCTAGCAGTAATGATCCTGCCGTATCTATTGCTCAGGATATTGTTTTGGCAAATATTGATGATGCTTATGCTACAGAGATTTTAGCTCAGAAGAGTGATGTTATCACATTTGAAAACGAATTCGTCAATCTAGAGGCTTTATCTTTATTAGAAATTCAAGGTGTTTGTTTCCGTCCAAAGTTAGACGCTTTGTCACCTCTATTAGATAAATATCATCAACGTTGTTATTTAAAAGATTTAGGTTTACCTGTTCCGCAATTTTATGCACTAGAAAACCAAGAAAATCTGATATCTAAAATAGATGGTTTGGGTTTTCCCTTAGTGTTGAAATCTCGCCGCCACGGTTATGACGGACAAGGTACTTTTATCATTCGTGATTTAGCGACGTTAGAAGAGAAAATAGACTTAAATAACAAGACAAACACTACATATTTAATAGAAGAATTTATCCCCTTTGAACGGGAACTAGCTGTAATTGCTGCCCGTTCTGTAGATGGAGAAATTGTCATCTATCCTGTAGTAGAAACACAGCAAGAACAACAAGTATGTAGACGAGTCATAGCACCTGCTCATATTACACCCAATCAAGCCGCAGCAGCAGAAGCGATCGCCTCTACACTATTAAATAGTCTGGAAGTGGTTGGTGTGTTTGGGATCGAGTTATTTCTCACCGCCGATGGTCGAGTCTTAGTCAATGAAATCGCCCCCCGTACCCACAACTCTGGTCATTTTTCTCTAGATGCGTGTGCAACATCCCAATTTGAGCAACACCTGAGAGCCGTTTGTGGACTACCGTTAGGAAACCCATCATTGCAATGCGCTGGTGCAGTTATGGTCAACCTGTTAGGCTATGAAAACTCCCAAAGTGATTACCAAAGCCAGCGCCAACAACTAGCGGCCATTCCCCAAGCTCACGTTTATTGGTACGGCAAAACAGAATCTCGCCCAGGGCGAAAACTCGGACACGTCACAGTTTTGTTAAATAATCATAACCAAACCACCGCCCAGGAACTCGCTCAAACCGTAGAATCCATCTGGTATCCCAGTTAG
- a CDS encoding ATP-binding protein — protein sequence MKISTKLLTGSTISVGLVVAILIGNTVVVQQIRQNVREKSYQTTQTIKAVLETNNTLKSEIIVLKDIVLFKTKSTSTEILHAEFLDSLNQVEQLMPNSPEIALIRRRHQLLDNMAVQLTQRSASPTYLEDSQQYFRAINSFNQDIQLFLEQIIQRAYQERILLEQDLQNLYQVQRIISIVVVAIILMLLIGKFILIWQPTIKSIQNLQLGTAEIAAGNFDYRLNIHTGDEIEDLAQSFNDMAGKLSQSRETLMKNTELTNMNQRLELEIAERKQAELELQKALQELQQTQAQLIQTEKMSSLGQLVAGVAHEINNPVSFIYGNIIHANEYTEKLLELIHLYQQELSNPSAVIQEKIAEIDLEFLQEDLPKILSSMKMGSQRIQQIVLSLRNFSRLDEAEMKEVDIHEGIESTLLILQNRFKAKSQSYNIKIIREYGQLPLVECHAGQLNQVFMNIINNAVDALEGSVVSGQWSIVNGKTTNNERLTTNGPQITIRTEINHNNRVVIRIADNGPGITQQVMPKLFDPFFTTKPVGQGTGLGLSISYQIVVEKHSGVLRCESEIGKGTEFWIEIPLRQVQPEKLEHGFSAMLTREV from the coding sequence ATGAAAATCTCCACCAAGCTTCTCACAGGTTCTACTATATCTGTCGGACTCGTAGTGGCTATTCTTATCGGCAATACTGTAGTTGTGCAGCAAATTAGGCAGAATGTCCGCGAAAAAAGTTACCAAACTACTCAAACTATAAAGGCCGTTTTAGAAACAAACAATACCTTAAAGTCGGAAATAATTGTCCTCAAAGATATTGTTTTATTCAAAACTAAAAGCACAAGTACAGAAATACTGCACGCCGAATTCCTTGATTCCTTAAATCAAGTAGAACAGTTAATGCCAAACTCACCAGAAATTGCTCTAATTCGTCGGCGGCATCAGTTGCTTGACAATATGGCAGTACAACTAACCCAACGTAGTGCTAGTCCAACATATCTAGAAGATTCTCAGCAGTATTTTAGAGCAATTAATTCTTTTAATCAAGATATTCAGTTATTTCTGGAACAGATAATTCAACGTGCTTATCAAGAGCGAATTTTATTAGAGCAAGACTTACAAAACCTCTACCAAGTACAGAGAATCATCTCTATAGTGGTTGTGGCAATAATTTTAATGCTATTGATTGGGAAATTTATCCTCATTTGGCAACCAACAATCAAATCTATACAAAATTTACAGTTAGGTACGGCAGAAATTGCAGCAGGTAACTTCGATTATCGCTTAAACATCCACACAGGTGATGAAATTGAAGACCTAGCACAATCATTTAATGATATGGCAGGTAAGTTATCCCAATCGCGGGAAACCTTGATGAAAAATACTGAGTTAACTAACATGAATCAGCGTTTGGAATTAGAAATTGCCGAACGCAAACAAGCTGAATTAGAATTGCAAAAAGCTTTACAGGAACTACAGCAAACTCAAGCCCAACTGATTCAAACTGAGAAAATGTCTAGCTTAGGTCAGCTAGTAGCTGGAGTAGCTCATGAAATTAATAATCCAGTTAGTTTTATCTATGGCAATATTATTCATGCCAATGAATATACAGAAAAACTTTTAGAATTAATCCATCTCTATCAACAAGAGTTAAGCAATCCGAGTGCAGTAATTCAAGAAAAAATTGCAGAAATAGACCTAGAATTCTTACAAGAAGACCTTCCTAAAATCCTCAGTTCAATGAAAATGGGGTCTCAAAGAATTCAACAAATTGTTTTATCCTTACGCAATTTTTCTCGACTGGATGAAGCAGAGATGAAAGAGGTAGATATTCATGAAGGAATTGAAAGTACTCTGCTGATTTTACAGAATCGATTTAAGGCTAAATCGCAATCTTATAATATTAAAATTATTAGGGAATATGGACAGCTACCTTTAGTGGAGTGCCATGCAGGACAGTTAAATCAGGTATTTATGAATATTATTAATAATGCCGTTGATGCTTTAGAAGGGTCAGTGGTTAGTGGTCAGTGGTCAATTGTAAATGGTAAAACAACGAATAATGAACGACTGACAACTAACGGCCCCCAAATTACAATTCGTACTGAAATAAATCATAATAACCGGGTGGTAATTAGAATCGCTGATAACGGCCCAGGTATTACTCAACAGGTGATGCCAAAGCTGTTTGACCCGTTTTTCACAACCAAGCCTGTTGGTCAAGGTACGGGTTTGGGTTTATCAATTAGTTACCAAATTGTGGTTGAAAAACATTCTGGAGTCCTACGGTGTGAGTCTGAAATAGGCAAAGGAACAGAATTTTGGATTGAAATTCCTTTACGTCAGGTACAACCTGAGAAATTAGAACACGGTTTCAGTGCAATGCTAACTAGAGAAGTTTAA
- a CDS encoding cytochrome c oxidase subunit II — MTIRKFFNLVTLVIGAIAVTITSLGIGKLAYTWLPPQAAAESVLIDDLFSFLVTLGAFIFLGVTCTLFYSLLFHRAAENDYSDGPHIEGNITLEVVWTAIPILLVVWIATYSYQIYEQMGIQGPTALVHLHNPMGMESAYAATNDGLAEPEEQIDVLAKQWAWVFHYPEKDVTSTELHLPSDRRVKLALHSEDVLHGFYIPAFRLKQDIIPNHNIDFEFTPIRKGKYHLTDSQYSGTYFATMQANVVVESPEEYHKWLAKIATHKPGTAYNQASAEYAQSITQQVKTGWKTVAPAPAPLVNYPG; from the coding sequence ATGACAATCCGTAAATTTTTCAACCTTGTGACATTGGTAATAGGCGCGATCGCTGTGACTATTACTAGTTTAGGGATAGGTAAACTAGCTTACACCTGGCTACCACCCCAAGCGGCGGCTGAGTCCGTCTTAATTGATGATTTGTTCAGTTTCTTGGTAACTCTTGGTGCATTCATCTTCCTTGGTGTTACCTGCACTCTGTTCTATTCCTTACTATTTCACCGGGCGGCAGAAAATGACTACAGCGACGGCCCCCACATTGAAGGTAACATCACCTTAGAAGTAGTTTGGACAGCTATTCCCATCCTCTTAGTAGTTTGGATTGCCACCTATAGCTACCAAATCTATGAACAAATGGGCATTCAAGGGCCGACAGCATTAGTACACCTGCATAACCCAATGGGGATGGAGTCAGCTTATGCAGCGACCAACGATGGTTTAGCTGAACCGGAAGAACAGATTGATGTTCTAGCTAAACAGTGGGCGTGGGTATTCCACTATCCCGAAAAGGATGTTACCAGCACCGAGTTACATTTACCAAGCGATCGCCGGGTAAAATTGGCGCTGCATTCTGAAGATGTACTCCACGGCTTTTATATTCCCGCTTTCCGCCTCAAGCAAGACATCATCCCCAACCACAACATCGACTTTGAATTTACCCCCATCCGCAAAGGTAAATATCACCTCACCGACTCTCAATATAGCGGCACATACTTCGCCACCATGCAGGCCAATGTAGTTGTGGAATCTCCCGAAGAGTATCACAAATGGCTAGCCAAAATAGCTACCCACAAACCCGGCACTGCCTACAACCAAGCATCTGCTGAATATGCACAAAGCATCACTCAGCAAGTCAAAACAGGTTGGAAAACCGTAGCACCAGCCCCCGCACCTTTAGTTAATTACCCTGGTTAA
- the ctaD gene encoding cytochrome c oxidase subunit I, producing the protein MTNIPIDGVQLPAGKPHHPSPGGWKEYFSFSHDHKVIGIQYLVTSFIFFLVGGIFAMILRGELITPESDLIDRTVYNGMFTMHGTVMLFLWTFPSLVGLANYLVPLMIGARDMAFPRLNAAAFWMVPVVGILLMASFFVPGGPAQSGWWAYPPVSLQNPTGKLINGQVIWLLAVAISGVSSIMGAVNFVTTIVKMRAPGMGFFRMPLFVWAVFSAQIIQLFGLPALTAGAVMLLLDITVGTSFFDPSKGGNPVMFQHYFWFYSHPAVYVIILPIFGIFSEIFPVYSRKPLFGYKVVAISSMLIAVVSAIVWVHHLYVSGTPAWMRMFFMLTTMLVSVPTGIKVFAWVATIWGGKIRLNTPMLFALGGLILFVFAGIVGIMLSSVPVDVHVNNTYFVVGHFHYVLFGTVTMGMYAALYHWFPKMTGRMYYEGWGKLHFWLTFIGTNLNFFPMHPLGLQGMLRRVSSYAPEYEGWNIVASLGAFLLGMSTLPFIFNMVVSWMHGEKAPDNPWRAIGLEWLVASPPPVENFEEIPVVISEPYGYGKSEPLIAEANSHH; encoded by the coding sequence ATGACAAACATCCCCATAGACGGCGTTCAACTCCCTGCGGGGAAGCCTCACCACCCATCTCCCGGAGGCTGGAAGGAATATTTCAGCTTTAGCCATGACCACAAGGTAATTGGTATCCAATACCTTGTAACCTCCTTTATCTTCTTTCTCGTGGGCGGTATCTTCGCCATGATACTGCGAGGAGAACTCATCACCCCCGAATCAGACCTCATCGACCGCACCGTATATAACGGAATGTTCACCATGCACGGCACTGTGATGCTGTTCTTGTGGACATTCCCCTCACTCGTTGGGCTAGCTAACTACCTAGTACCCTTGATGATTGGGGCGCGGGATATGGCATTTCCTCGCCTCAACGCCGCCGCCTTCTGGATGGTTCCCGTAGTCGGGATTCTCTTGATGGCTAGTTTCTTTGTCCCTGGTGGCCCAGCCCAATCTGGTTGGTGGGCTTATCCCCCAGTCAGTCTCCAGAATCCCACAGGTAAGTTAATTAATGGTCAAGTAATTTGGCTATTGGCTGTTGCTATTTCCGGTGTGTCCTCAATTATGGGGGCAGTTAACTTTGTTACCACCATCGTTAAGATGCGTGCGCCAGGAATGGGCTTCTTTCGGATGCCTTTGTTTGTTTGGGCAGTCTTTAGCGCTCAAATTATCCAATTATTTGGCTTACCAGCCCTGACAGCAGGTGCGGTAATGTTGTTATTAGACATTACGGTGGGGACTAGCTTTTTTGACCCCAGCAAGGGCGGAAATCCCGTGATGTTTCAACATTACTTCTGGTTCTATTCCCACCCGGCTGTTTACGTCATCATTTTGCCCATCTTCGGTATCTTCTCAGAAATCTTTCCTGTCTACTCTCGTAAACCATTATTTGGTTACAAGGTAGTGGCGATTTCTTCGATGTTAATTGCCGTAGTTAGCGCCATTGTTTGGGTACACCATTTATACGTCAGTGGTACACCTGCTTGGATGCGGATGTTTTTCATGCTGACGACGATGTTAGTATCTGTTCCCACAGGTATTAAGGTATTTGCTTGGGTTGCAACTATCTGGGGCGGAAAAATTCGACTCAACACCCCCATGTTGTTCGCCTTGGGTGGACTAATTTTATTTGTCTTCGCCGGTATTGTCGGCATTATGCTTTCTTCTGTACCCGTGGATGTCCACGTCAACAACACTTATTTTGTCGTCGGACACTTCCACTACGTCCTCTTCGGAACCGTGACGATGGGTATGTATGCAGCCCTCTATCACTGGTTCCCCAAAATGACCGGCAGAATGTACTACGAAGGCTGGGGTAAACTACACTTCTGGTTGACATTCATCGGTACTAACCTCAACTTCTTCCCCATGCACCCCTTAGGTTTACAAGGGATGCTACGCCGAGTTTCTTCCTACGCACCAGAATATGAAGGCTGGAATATCGTTGCTAGTCTTGGTGCATTCTTGTTAGGTATGTCTACTTTGCCCTTCATCTTCAATATGGTGGTTTCTTGGATGCACGGTGAGAAAGCACCAGATAATCCTTGGCGCGCTATTGGTTTGGAGTGGTTGGTTGCTTCTCCACCACCTGTAGAGAACTTTGAAGAAATCCCCGTCGTAATTTCTGAACCTTATGGTTACGGCAAATCAGAACCATTAATTGCAGAAGCTAATAGTCATCACTAA
- a CDS encoding M16 family metallopeptidase translates to MFPASVFRLDNGLTFIHQEIPTTPVVVADVWVRAGAIREPEPWFGMAHFLEHMIFKGTATLPPGTFDHQIENRGGVSNAATSYDYANYSLTTAAPYLGDTLPYLADLLLNAAIPDDEFSRERDVVLEEIRACYDDPDWVGFQCLSQSIYQDHPYGRSVLGTEEELMQQSPEAMRRFHRAHYQPENMTVVIAGGIAQQPAWELVNRSFENFSEPVECPKINPKPKPIIKGIQRQELSLPRIEQARLLMAWVVPGVEKLRTAYGLDLLSVVLAEGRTSRLVRDLREELQLVQGICSNFSLQCESSLFTVTAWLEPENLEQVEDLILSHLDDIQTSGVTEQEIARTRRLLCNEYAFSTETPNQLTGLYGYYNTIAQAELAVTYPHQIQSFDTQELQQLAKQHLSPQNYAVTILKPL, encoded by the coding sequence GTGTTTCCAGCCTCAGTGTTTCGATTAGACAATGGTTTAACATTTATTCATCAAGAAATCCCCACCACGCCCGTAGTTGTGGCTGATGTTTGGGTGAGAGCTGGAGCAATTCGTGAGCCAGAACCTTGGTTTGGAATGGCACACTTTCTAGAACACATGATTTTTAAAGGCACGGCGACCTTACCCCCAGGAACTTTCGACCATCAGATTGAGAACAGAGGTGGAGTCAGTAATGCAGCTACCAGCTACGATTATGCTAATTACTCTTTGACTACAGCCGCGCCTTACTTGGGAGATACCCTACCTTACTTGGCAGATTTACTATTGAATGCGGCAATCCCAGATGATGAGTTTAGCCGAGAGCGAGATGTAGTGCTAGAAGAAATTCGGGCTTGCTATGATGATCCTGACTGGGTAGGATTTCAGTGTTTGTCGCAAAGCATCTACCAAGACCATCCTTATGGGCGTTCAGTTCTGGGTACCGAGGAAGAACTGATGCAGCAATCACCAGAGGCTATGCGCCGTTTTCATCGCGCTCACTACCAACCGGAAAATATGACAGTAGTGATTGCTGGAGGTATAGCCCAACAACCAGCCTGGGAACTGGTAAACCGTTCATTTGAGAATTTTTCTGAGCCTGTTGAATGTCCAAAAATCAACCCAAAACCCAAGCCAATAATTAAGGGAATTCAACGTCAAGAATTGAGTTTACCACGCATAGAGCAAGCCCGATTGTTGATGGCATGGGTTGTACCAGGAGTGGAAAAACTGCGTACAGCCTACGGCTTAGATTTGTTGTCAGTGGTATTAGCAGAAGGGCGGACTTCTCGCCTAGTCAGGGATTTGCGAGAAGAACTACAATTAGTCCAAGGAATTTGTAGTAATTTTTCTCTGCAATGTGAATCGAGCTTGTTTACAGTTACTGCTTGGTTGGAACCGGAAAACCTAGAACAAGTCGAGGATTTAATTCTGAGTCATTTAGATGATATCCAAACCAGTGGTGTTACCGAACAAGAAATAGCTCGTACCCGCAGACTTTTATGCAACGAGTACGCCTTCTCTACAGAAACCCCCAACCAGCTGACAGGGCTTTATGGCTACTACAACACCATCGCTCAAGCAGAATTAGCAGTCACATATCCACACCAAATTCAATCATTTGATACACAAGAACTGCAACAATTAGCTAAACAGCATCTTTCTCCCCAGAATTACGCTGTTACCATCCTTAAACCTCTGTAG
- a CDS encoding pentapeptide repeat-containing protein: MGEELQVVIKNAVVVNAIIKKFYWQTITLILGIVVLCFPYPAIADWTHPLSFSNAELSRHNFAGESLQAAEFSNANLEMTNFVGADLRGAVLSASVMTQANLQGADLTNAMVDQVNLTGANLSDVVLKEALLLRAIFANVNIEGADFTDAILDKAQIKELCTKASGVNTKTGVKTRDSLGCQ; the protein is encoded by the coding sequence ATGGGGGAAGAGCTGCAAGTGGTCATAAAAAATGCCGTAGTTGTAAATGCAATCATCAAAAAGTTTTACTGGCAAACAATAACTTTAATTTTGGGGATAGTTGTACTGTGCTTTCCCTACCCAGCTATAGCCGACTGGACTCATCCTCTATCATTTAGTAATGCCGAATTATCTAGGCACAACTTTGCTGGTGAAAGTTTGCAAGCTGCTGAGTTTTCTAACGCCAATCTGGAAATGACTAACTTTGTCGGTGCTGACTTACGTGGTGCAGTCTTAAGTGCTTCCGTGATGACACAAGCAAATCTCCAGGGAGCAGATTTAACGAATGCGATGGTTGATCAGGTAAACTTAACAGGGGCTAATTTAAGTGATGTCGTTCTTAAAGAAGCTCTTTTACTCCGTGCCATATTCGCTAACGTGAACATAGAAGGCGCAGATTTTACGGATGCAATTTTGGATAAAGCACAAATTAAAGAACTTTGTACCAAAGCTAGCGGAGTAAATACAAAAACTGGTGTAAAAACTCGTGATTCTTTGGGATGTCAATGA
- a CDS encoding cytochrome c oxidase subunit 3, with amino-acid sequence MDSYIVSDESQEPQHHAGGEHSHDEEGNKMFGFIVFLLSESVIFLSFFAGYIVYKTTTPNWLPVGVEGLEVKDPAINTVVLVASSFVIYFAELALKRKNLRLFRIFLSATMAMGSYFLVGQAIEWSHLEFGFTSGVYGGMFYLLTGFHGLHVFTGILLQFIILVRSLIPGNYDTGHFGVNATSLFWHFVDVIWIILFILIYIWQ; translated from the coding sequence ATGGACAGCTATATTGTTTCAGATGAGTCGCAGGAACCCCAACATCATGCAGGTGGTGAACACAGTCATGATGAAGAAGGCAATAAAATGTTCGGCTTTATTGTCTTTTTACTATCTGAAAGTGTCATTTTCTTAAGCTTTTTCGCTGGATATATCGTCTACAAAACAACTACTCCTAACTGGCTACCTGTTGGCGTGGAAGGGTTAGAAGTTAAAGACCCGGCAATTAATACAGTGGTGTTAGTTGCTAGTAGTTTTGTGATTTATTTTGCGGAACTTGCCCTAAAACGCAAAAACTTGCGGTTATTTCGCATCTTTTTGTCAGCAACAATGGCGATGGGTAGCTACTTTTTGGTAGGACAAGCCATTGAATGGAGTCACTTAGAGTTTGGCTTTACCTCCGGCGTATACGGAGGAATGTTCTACCTGTTAACAGGGTTCCACGGTTTGCACGTTTTTACAGGGATCTTGTTACAGTTTATTATTCTTGTGCGATCGCTCATTCCTGGTAACTACGATACAGGTCACTTCGGCGTAAATGCCACTTCTTTGTTTTGGCACTTCGTCGATGTCATCTGGATTATTTTGTTTATCCTCATCTACATCTGGCAGTAG